The Zingiber officinale cultivar Zhangliang chromosome 10A, Zo_v1.1, whole genome shotgun sequence genome contains a region encoding:
- the LOC122027261 gene encoding MYB-like transcription factor 4, translated as MGRSPCCEQAHTNRGAWTKEEDERLIAYINAHGEGCWRSLPKAAGLLRCGKSCRLRWMNYLRPDLKRGNFTEEEDEIIINLHALIGNKWSVIAGRLPGRTDNEIKNYWNTHIKRKLNARGIDPQTHSPIAGGCVRTAEEEAVASSNDIDAAAAAAEEEHSSSVDDGDLDLTISLRLPSRPFKTSPDGAATPPAASPTICFCYHLGFRGGEACSCHRASSSGYVSGYYGFTR; from the exons ATGGGCAGGTCTCCCTGTTGCGAGCAAGCTCACACTAACAGAGGAGCATGGACCAAGGAAGAGGACGAGAGACTGATCGCTTACATAAACGCTCATGGCGAAGGATGCTGGAGATCGCTGCCTAAAGCTGCAG GCCTTTTGCGCTGCGGCAAGAGCTGCCGGCTCCGGTGGATGAACTACCTCCGGCCGGACCTCAAGCGCGGGAACTTCACCGAGGAAGAGGACGAGATCATTATCAATCTACACGCCTTGATCGGAAACAA ATGGTCGGTGATCGCAGGGCGGCTGCCGGGGAGGacggacaacgagatcaagaATTACTGGAACACGCACATCAAGCGCAAGCTCAACGCCCGGGGGATCGACCCGCAGACTCACAGCCCGATCGCCGGCGGCTGCGTGAGGACGGCGGAGGAGGAAGCCGTCGCCTCGTCCAACGACATCGACGCGGCGGCAGCGGCGGCGGAAGAGGAACATAGCAGCAGCGTGGATGACGGCGACCTCGACCTCACCATTAGCCTCCGCCTTCCTTCGCGGCCGTTCAAGACTTCGCCGGACGGGGCAGCAACGCCTCCGGCGGCGTCTCCGACCATTTGCTTCTGCTACCACCTCGGGTTTCGCGGCGGCGAGGCGTGCAGTTGCCACCGCGCGAGCTCGAGCGGCTATGTCAGTGGCTACTACGGATTTACGAgataa